The Pseudomonas sp. FP2309 genome has a window encoding:
- a CDS encoding proline iminopeptidase-family hydrolase: MEFIEKIQEGYAAFGDYQTWYRVTGDLSSGRTPLVIIHGGPGCTHDYVDAFKDVAASGHAVIHYDQLGNGRSTHLPEQDRSFWTVDLFLRELDNLLDHLHIRDNYAILGQSWGGMLGSEHAMLQPKGLRAFIPANSPTCMRTWVSEANRLRKLLPEGVHETLLKHEAAGTYQDPEYLAASRVFYDQHVCRVNPWPEEVARTFEQVDSDPTVYHAMSGPTEFHVIGSLKDWKSIGRLSAINVPTLVISGRHDEATPLVVKPFLDEIADVRWALFEDSSHMPHVEERQACMGTVVKFLDEACSLPRRALKAG; this comes from the coding sequence ATGGAATTCATCGAAAAAATCCAAGAAGGGTATGCAGCGTTTGGCGACTACCAGACCTGGTACCGCGTCACCGGTGACCTGTCCAGCGGCCGCACACCACTGGTCATCATCCACGGCGGCCCCGGCTGCACCCATGATTACGTCGACGCCTTCAAGGATGTCGCCGCCAGCGGCCACGCGGTGATCCACTACGACCAACTGGGCAATGGCCGCTCCACCCATCTGCCTGAGCAAGACCGGTCGTTCTGGACCGTCGACCTGTTCCTGAGGGAGCTGGACAACCTGCTGGACCACCTGCACATCCGCGATAACTACGCGATCCTCGGCCAGTCCTGGGGCGGCATGCTCGGCAGTGAGCACGCGATGCTGCAACCCAAGGGTCTGCGCGCGTTCATCCCCGCCAACTCGCCTACCTGCATGCGCACCTGGGTCAGCGAGGCCAACCGCCTGCGCAAATTGCTCCCCGAAGGCGTGCACGAAACCCTGCTCAAGCATGAAGCCGCCGGCACCTACCAAGACCCGGAATACCTCGCCGCTTCACGGGTGTTCTATGACCAGCACGTGTGCCGTGTTAACCCATGGCCGGAAGAAGTGGCACGCACCTTTGAACAGGTCGACTCGGACCCTACGGTGTATCACGCCATGAGCGGCCCGACCGAGTTCCACGTGATCGGCAGCTTGAAGGACTGGAAATCCATTGGCCGCCTGTCGGCGATCAACGTGCCGACCCTGGTGATCTCCGGTCGCCACGACGAAGCCACGCCACTGGTGGTCAAGCCATTTCTGGATGAGATCGCGGATGTGCGCTGGGCGCTGTTTGAAGACTCCAGCCACATGCCCCATGTGGAAGAACGCCAGGCGTGCATGGGGACCGTGGTGAAGTTTTTGGATGAGGCGTGCTCGCTGCCGCGCCGGGCACTCAAGGCTGGCTAA
- a CDS encoding LuxR family transcriptional regulator: MLAKLTAFNNRLMPGRSLDEQMDNAFILAQQLGFDALVYDYTPVPIDQDGGLITPSVLELRNTPPDWHALWCSKGFYQIDPVQHLALSTVSPFVWSYEAKTDTPLQKIIDPCHAPVSSYLHDQQLTCGVSVPIHLPRGGFASLTGLRTGKAHTVLRGAQQTLSDFSVISHALQEAAYPLFGKELRTYPHIHLTKRERECLKWAAEGLTAAQIATQLSRSLAVVTLHLASAMHKLGAKNRVQAVVRATHYRLLED; this comes from the coding sequence ATGCTGGCCAAGCTAACTGCCTTCAACAATCGTCTGATGCCGGGCAGGAGCCTGGACGAGCAGATGGACAACGCGTTTATCCTTGCCCAACAGCTGGGTTTCGATGCTCTGGTGTATGACTACACCCCGGTGCCGATCGACCAGGATGGCGGATTGATCACCCCCTCGGTCCTGGAATTGCGCAATACCCCGCCCGACTGGCACGCATTATGGTGCAGCAAAGGGTTTTACCAGATCGATCCGGTGCAGCACCTGGCCCTGAGCACGGTATCGCCCTTCGTCTGGTCCTACGAGGCCAAAACCGACACCCCGCTGCAAAAAATCATCGACCCTTGCCACGCCCCCGTGTCCTCGTACCTGCATGACCAGCAATTGACCTGCGGCGTCAGCGTACCGATCCACCTGCCCCGTGGTGGCTTTGCATCACTCACGGGCCTGCGTACCGGCAAGGCCCACACCGTGCTGCGGGGTGCGCAGCAGACGTTGTCGGACTTCAGCGTCATTTCCCACGCCTTGCAGGAAGCAGCCTACCCGTTATTCGGCAAAGAGCTGCGCACGTACCCGCATATTCACCTGACCAAACGCGAGCGCGAGTGCCTGAAATGGGCCGCCGAGGGCCTGACCGCAGCGCAGATCGCCACGCAGTTGAGCCGATCACTGGCGGTGGTGACCCTGCACCTGGCCTCTGCGATGCACAAGTTGGGCGCCAAAAACCGTGTGCAGGCGGTGGTTCGCGCCACCCATTACCGCTTGCTCGAAGACTGA
- a CDS encoding proline iminopeptidase-family hydrolase, producing the protein MWREIAPDQQYNVQVDGHNLVVYSFGEGDEVLLCLNGGPGLPCDYLRDAHGWLKDHNLRVVAFDQLGTGASARPSDVSLWEIRRYVEEVETVRQALGLGRVHLLGHSWGGWLGIEYAIHYPDALKSLILENTVGDIPHLSRELERLRGALGSETVAMMQRHEAMGTLDHPQYQAAITLLNYRHVCRLDEWPEPVKRSLGDWNMGPYETMQGPNEFLYVGNLKDWNRLKEMGDFTMPILITTGQHDELTPACAMRMKMAARHAELHVFPNSSHMPFYEEPQAYFPVLLDFLARHRG; encoded by the coding sequence ATGTGGCGTGAAATTGCCCCCGACCAGCAGTACAACGTGCAGGTCGACGGTCACAACCTCGTGGTCTACAGCTTTGGCGAAGGCGACGAGGTGCTGTTGTGCCTCAACGGCGGGCCGGGCCTGCCGTGTGACTACTTGCGCGACGCCCATGGCTGGCTCAAGGACCATAACCTGCGAGTGGTTGCATTCGACCAGCTTGGCACGGGCGCATCAGCCAGACCATCAGATGTTTCCCTGTGGGAAATCCGCCGTTATGTCGAAGAAGTCGAAACCGTGCGCCAGGCCCTGGGCCTGGGCCGCGTGCATTTGCTGGGGCATTCCTGGGGCGGCTGGCTGGGCATCGAGTACGCCATTCATTACCCCGACGCACTCAAAAGCCTGATCCTGGAAAACACCGTCGGCGACATTCCGCACCTGTCCCGGGAGCTGGAACGCCTGCGCGGCGCCCTGGGCAGCGAAACCGTGGCCATGATGCAGCGCCACGAGGCCATGGGCACCCTGGACCATCCGCAGTATCAGGCCGCAATCACCTTGCTCAACTACCGCCACGTATGCCGCCTGGATGAGTGGCCCGAGCCGGTCAAGCGCTCCCTCGGCGACTGGAACATGGGCCCCTACGAAACCATGCAGGGCCCCAACGAATTCCTCTATGTCGGCAACCTCAAGGACTGGAACCGCCTCAAAGAGATGGGCGACTTCACCATGCCCATCCTGATCACCACCGGCCAGCACGACGAACTCACTCCCGCCTGCGCCATGCGCATGAAGATGGCGGCCAGGCACGCCGAATTGCACGTGTTCCCCAACAGCAGCCATATGCCGTTCTATGAAGAACCCCAGGCGTATTTCCCGGTGCTGCTGGACTTTCTCGCACGTCACCGAGGCTGA
- a CDS encoding ABC transporter permease, which translates to MNLARYRFVLSRPLQLLPVLFGISLITFVLVRSIPGDPARALLGSRSTPDALLKIRAQYGLDQPLWLQYFYFLKNLLKGDLGQSLLYKVDALKLIVTRIEPTLVLVLGSVLLALLIALPLATLAARNNGGWVDNLIRVFTTVGLGMPAFWLGLMLILLLSVQWGLFPVSGYGRTWLDKAHHMLLPCLTIALALSAVLVRNLRASMLMELQADHVTAARARGLSEAQVFRRHVLPNSLVPAVNLLAVNIGWLISGTVVIESLFAIPGIGQLLVRGIFTRDYMVVQGVAMVLACATVVVNFIADVVTVALDPRVKMQ; encoded by the coding sequence ATGAACCTGGCGCGCTACCGATTTGTCCTGTCCCGGCCGCTGCAATTGCTGCCGGTGCTGTTTGGCATCAGCCTGATCACCTTTGTGCTGGTGCGCTCGATCCCCGGCGACCCGGCGCGCGCGTTGCTCGGCTCGCGCAGTACGCCCGACGCCTTGTTGAAAATCCGCGCCCAGTACGGTCTCGACCAGCCGTTATGGCTGCAATATTTCTACTTCCTGAAGAACCTGCTCAAGGGCGACCTCGGCCAATCGCTGTTGTACAAGGTCGATGCCTTGAAGCTGATCGTCACCCGTATCGAACCGACCCTGGTGCTGGTGCTCGGCAGTGTGCTGCTGGCGCTGCTGATCGCGCTGCCGTTGGCCACCCTGGCCGCACGTAACAACGGTGGCTGGGTGGATAACCTGATCCGCGTGTTCACCACCGTTGGCCTGGGCATGCCGGCGTTCTGGCTGGGTTTGATGCTGATTCTGTTGCTCAGTGTGCAATGGGGCCTGTTCCCGGTGTCGGGCTACGGACGCACGTGGCTGGACAAGGCGCACCACATGCTGTTGCCGTGCCTGACCATCGCCCTGGCGCTGTCGGCGGTGCTGGTGCGCAACCTGCGGGCAAGCATGCTGATGGAATTGCAGGCCGATCACGTCACGGCCGCCCGCGCGCGTGGGCTGTCTGAAGCGCAGGTGTTTCGCCGCCATGTGCTGCCCAACTCCCTGGTACCGGCGGTCAACCTGCTGGCTGTGAATATCGGCTGGTTGATCAGCGGTACGGTGGTGATTGAAAGCCTGTTCGCCATCCCCGGCATCGGCCAATTGCTGGTGCGCGGCATCTTTACCCGCGACTACATGGTGGTGCAGGGCGTGGCGATGGTGCTGGCGTGCGCGACGGTGGTGGTCAACTTCATTGCGGACGTGGTCACCGTGGCCCTCGACCCACGGGTGAAGATGCAATGA
- a CDS encoding ABC transporter permease, whose translation MSSRPLIAPWRLRLRFGFRNGRLTAAWGLLILLAWLCLAVFAPWIAPYDPIVQNTDSSLLGPHLAHPFGTDNYGRDILSRVIWGARIDLQLAIIGVIFPFMIGTFIGAVSGYIGGRFDSVCMRVIDVVLAFPFLVLMLAIMAILGPGLQSFYIAMALVGWVSYARLIRSQILVLKESDFALAAKSLGFGHGRILFRHLLPNALFGSIVFSMSDAVLVLLNGAAVSYLGLGVQPPTAEWGTMVAEGQAFITTAWWICTFPGLAIVTLAMGFSLLADGVAQVLGERT comes from the coding sequence ATGAGCAGCCGCCCACTGATCGCCCCGTGGCGCTTGCGCCTGCGCTTTGGCTTTCGCAATGGCCGGCTCACGGCGGCGTGGGGGTTGTTGATCCTGCTGGCGTGGCTGTGCCTGGCTGTGTTTGCGCCATGGATCGCGCCCTACGACCCGATTGTGCAAAACACCGACAGCAGTTTGCTCGGGCCGCACCTGGCCCATCCCTTTGGTACGGATAACTACGGTCGCGACATTCTTTCGCGGGTGATCTGGGGCGCGCGCATTGACCTGCAACTGGCCATTATCGGGGTGATCTTCCCGTTCATGATCGGCACCTTTATCGGTGCGGTCTCCGGCTACATCGGCGGGCGCTTCGACAGTGTGTGCATGCGCGTGATCGACGTGGTCCTGGCGTTCCCGTTCCTGGTGTTGATGCTGGCGATCATGGCGATCCTCGGTCCGGGTTTGCAGAGTTTCTACATCGCCATGGCGCTGGTGGGCTGGGTGTCCTATGCGCGGCTGATCCGCTCGCAGATCCTGGTGCTCAAAGAGAGCGACTTTGCCCTGGCCGCCAAGAGCCTGGGCTTTGGTCACGGGCGCATTCTGTTTCGGCATTTACTGCCCAATGCCCTGTTTGGCTCGATTGTGTTTTCCATGTCGGATGCGGTGCTGGTGCTGCTTAATGGCGCCGCGGTGAGCTACCTGGGTCTGGGCGTACAGCCGCCCACGGCCGAGTGGGGCACCATGGTCGCCGAAGGGCAGGCGTTCATTACCACGGCGTGGTGGATCTGCACCTTTCCGGGGTTGGCCATTGTGACCCTGGCCATGGGCTTCAGCCTGCTGGCCGATGGCGTGGCGCAAGTGCTGGGGGAGCGCACATGA
- a CDS encoding ABC transporter ATP-binding protein: protein MSLLQVQDLSVIASNTGRDVTLVDRVSFNLAEGEILGLVGESGSGKTMVCRGLMRLLPSSALRVQGGAVRLAGQDLLPLDDAGMRAIRGGQLGMIFQNPSSHLDPLMRIGEQIAEGIRLHQGASKKDARQLAIDVLRQVGIPDPKARVDNYPHEFSGGMRQRAMIAVALGCNPKVLIADEPTTALDVTVQAQILRLLLDLRDQRGLSLIMITHDLGVVAQTCDSIAVMYAGRLCEHGSKYELLAHPQHPYTAGLIDCQPAHSSGHALLRTIAGQPPLLDALPGGCRFNPRCPQVGALCTERLPEGARVACHYPLGVRS, encoded by the coding sequence ATGAGTCTGTTACAGGTACAGGACCTGAGCGTGATCGCCAGCAACACCGGGCGCGATGTCACGTTGGTCGACCGCGTGTCGTTCAACCTGGCCGAAGGTGAAATCCTCGGTTTGGTGGGCGAGAGCGGCTCGGGCAAGACCATGGTGTGTCGCGGCCTCATGCGCCTGTTGCCGTCATCTGCGTTGCGGGTGCAGGGCGGCGCGGTGCGGCTGGCCGGCCAGGACCTGCTGCCATTGGACGACGCCGGCATGCGCGCAATACGCGGCGGGCAACTGGGCATGATTTTCCAGAACCCCAGCAGTCACCTCGACCCGCTGATGCGCATTGGTGAGCAGATCGCCGAGGGCATTCGCCTGCACCAGGGGGCCTCGAAAAAAGACGCACGCCAGCTCGCCATCGACGTACTGCGTCAGGTCGGTATTCCCGACCCCAAGGCCCGTGTCGATAACTATCCCCATGAGTTTTCCGGCGGCATGCGCCAGCGCGCAATGATCGCGGTGGCGCTTGGCTGCAACCCCAAAGTGCTGATTGCCGATGAGCCGACCACCGCCCTGGACGTGACTGTGCAGGCGCAGATCCTGCGCCTGTTGCTCGACCTGCGCGACCAACGCGGCCTGTCGCTCATCATGATCACCCACGACCTCGGTGTGGTGGCGCAGACCTGTGATTCCATCGCCGTAATGTACGCCGGGCGCCTGTGCGAACACGGCAGCAAGTACGAACTGCTGGCCCATCCGCAGCATCCCTACACCGCCGGCCTTATCGACTGCCAGCCGGCCCACAGCAGCGGCCACGCCTTGCTGCGCACCATTGCCGGCCAGCCACCGTTGCTGGATGCACTGCCAGGCGGCTGTCGCTTCAACCCGCGTTGCCCGCAGGTGGGCGCCTTGTGCACCGAGCGATTGCCCGAAGGCGCGCGGGTGGCGTGCCACTATCCGTTGGGAGTTCGCTCATGA
- a CDS encoding ABC transporter ATP-binding protein produces the protein MSLLQIKDLEVRFAASGTGLFGLNKQWVRAVNGVSLNLAAGETLGLVGESGSGKSTLGRAILHLNPISAGQVLFDGVDMAQGSAIDIARLRHETAMIFQDPYTALNPRHTIGETLAEVLRVQRKVAPQHIQARVNELLDLVGLRPELAGRKPGSLSGGQCQRVGIARALAVEPRLIIADECVAALDVSIQGQIINLLLSLQQRMNLAILFIAHDLAIVRRLCDRVAVMYLGKIVEEGPVEAVFSAPRHPYTAALIQAIPEIDPHRPLPLEPLPGEPPSPLNLPTGCAFHPRCRYARAMCSVMLPPTHFLHEHRYSCVLEEPLL, from the coding sequence ATGAGCCTGTTGCAGATCAAGGACCTGGAAGTGCGCTTTGCTGCGTCCGGTACTGGCCTGTTCGGCCTGAACAAGCAGTGGGTGAGGGCGGTGAACGGTGTGTCGCTGAACCTGGCGGCGGGCGAAACCCTTGGCCTGGTGGGCGAGTCCGGCAGCGGCAAAAGCACCCTGGGCCGGGCGATCCTGCACCTTAACCCGATCAGTGCCGGCCAGGTGTTGTTTGACGGCGTCGACATGGCCCAGGGCAGCGCCATTGATATCGCCCGCCTGCGCCATGAAACCGCGATGATCTTCCAGGACCCTTACACCGCGTTGAACCCGCGCCATACCATCGGCGAAACCCTCGCCGAAGTGTTGCGGGTGCAGCGCAAGGTCGCGCCGCAGCACATCCAGGCCCGTGTGAACGAACTGCTCGATCTGGTGGGCCTGCGCCCGGAACTGGCCGGGCGCAAACCGGGTTCCCTCAGCGGCGGCCAATGCCAGCGCGTTGGCATCGCGCGGGCACTGGCGGTGGAGCCACGCTTGATCATTGCCGATGAGTGCGTGGCGGCGCTGGATGTGTCGATCCAGGGCCAGATCATCAACCTGCTGCTGTCGCTGCAGCAGCGCATGAACCTGGCGATCCTGTTTATCGCCCATGACCTGGCCATCGTGCGGCGCCTGTGCGACCGCGTGGCGGTGATGTACCTGGGCAAGATCGTCGAAGAAGGTCCGGTAGAAGCGGTGTTCAGCGCACCGCGCCACCCGTACACGGCGGCGTTGATCCAGGCGATCCCGGAAATCGATCCCCATCGGCCATTGCCCCTGGAGCCCTTGCCGGGTGAGCCGCCCAGCCCGCTGAATTTGCCCACAGGCTGTGCGTTTCACCCGCGTTGCCGGTATGCGCGCGCCATGTGTTCCGTGATGTTGCCGCCTACCCATTTTCTGCACGAGCATCGATACAGTTGCGTGCTTGAAGAACCTTTGCTTTAA
- a CDS encoding ABC transporter substrate-binding protein, which yields MQSRHLKLLAAATLTAWSLTAGLAQAAGVLTIGCREDSTTFDPIKSAQNRDTWVFANVYDTLVRVDNLGTKMEPGLAESWEISKDGLTYTFKLREAKFSDGSPITAADAAFSLLRIRDNKASLWADPFNLIDTAKAADAKTLVVTLKTPAVAFLSQLASPTVSILSEKAMTKMGEDAYSENPVTSGAFTVDEWRKGDRVILKKNPNFWQAKNVSLDGVEWVSVTDDNTRMRMVQNNELDTAIFVPFSRVEELKKDKNVVIHADPSTREDHLLINHAHGLLAKPQVRQALDMAIDKQALVKTATYGQGTVAYSYIPKGSLYHYANNLQRPYDPAEARKLLAAAGAEGLKLNYVVNAGNEADEQIAVIIKDQLAKVGVTANLQKVDPTQSWQMLVDGEYDISVMYWTNDILDPDQKTTFVLGHDTNQNYMTRYKNDKVKELVAAARIEADPVKREQMYVELQKLAKQDVNWIDLYYSPYINISRKNVSNFLQNPLGRFTLEEVVKN from the coding sequence ATGCAATCGCGCCACTTGAAGTTGCTCGCCGCCGCTACGTTGACCGCGTGGTCGCTGACCGCCGGCCTCGCCCAGGCCGCTGGTGTATTGACCATCGGCTGCCGTGAAGACAGCACCACGTTCGACCCGATCAAAAGTGCGCAAAACCGCGACACCTGGGTCTTCGCCAACGTCTACGACACCCTGGTGCGCGTGGATAACCTGGGCACCAAGATGGAGCCGGGTCTGGCGGAAAGCTGGGAGATTTCCAAGGACGGCCTGACCTACACCTTCAAGCTGCGTGAGGCGAAGTTCTCCGATGGCTCGCCGATCACCGCCGCCGACGCCGCCTTCAGCCTGCTGCGTATCCGCGATAACAAAGCCTCACTGTGGGCAGACCCCTTCAACCTGATCGATACGGCCAAGGCAGCGGACGCGAAAACCCTGGTGGTCACTCTGAAGACGCCGGCGGTGGCGTTCCTCTCGCAATTGGCATCGCCGACGGTGTCGATCCTGTCGGAAAAGGCCATGACCAAAATGGGCGAAGACGCCTACTCGGAAAACCCGGTGACCTCCGGTGCGTTCACCGTGGACGAATGGCGCAAGGGCGATCGGGTGATCCTCAAGAAGAACCCGAACTTCTGGCAGGCCAAGAATGTGAGCCTGGACGGCGTGGAATGGGTCTCGGTGACCGACGACAACACGCGCATGCGCATGGTGCAGAACAACGAGCTCGATACGGCGATCTTCGTGCCGTTCTCGCGGGTGGAAGAACTCAAGAAAGACAAGAACGTGGTGATCCACGCCGACCCTTCCACCCGCGAAGATCACCTGCTGATCAACCATGCCCACGGCCTGCTGGCCAAGCCCCAGGTGCGTCAGGCGCTGGACATGGCCATCGACAAACAAGCGCTGGTCAAGACCGCCACCTACGGTCAAGGTACCGTGGCCTATTCCTACATTCCCAAAGGCTCGCTGTACCACTACGCCAATAACCTGCAGCGCCCGTATGACCCGGCCGAGGCCAGGAAACTGCTGGCCGCGGCCGGCGCCGAGGGCTTGAAACTCAACTATGTGGTCAACGCCGGCAACGAAGCCGATGAGCAGATTGCGGTGATCATCAAGGACCAGTTGGCCAAGGTCGGCGTCACGGCCAACCTGCAAAAGGTCGACCCGACCCAAAGCTGGCAGATGCTGGTGGACGGTGAATACGATATTTCGGTGATGTACTGGACCAACGACATTCTTGACCCGGACCAGAAGACCACCTTCGTATTGGGCCACGACACCAACCAGAACTACATGACCCGCTACAAGAACGACAAGGTCAAGGAACTGGTGGCGGCGGCACGTATCGAGGCCGACCCGGTCAAGCGTGAGCAGATGTATGTGGAACTGCAGAAACTGGCGAAACAGGATGTGAACTGGATCGACTTGTACTACAGCCCGTACATCAACATCTCACGCAAGAACGTCAGCAACTTCCTGCAGAACCCATTGGGTCGCTTCACCCTTGAGGAAGTGGTGAAAAACTAA
- a CDS encoding YciK family oxidoreductase, which translates to MFDYSARPELLKGRVILVTGAGRGIGAAAAKTYAAHGATVLLLGKTEANLAQVYDDIEAAGHPQPVVIPFNLETALPHQYDELAAMIEKEFGRLDGLLHNASIIGPRTPIEQLSGENFMRVMHINVNAMFMLTSTLLPLLKLSQDASVVFTSSSVGRKGRAYWGAYGVSKFATEGLMQTLADELEDVAAVRANSINPGGTRTSMRAQAYPGENPMERPAPEEIMPVYLYLMGPDSAGVNGQAFDAQ; encoded by the coding sequence ATGTTTGATTACTCCGCACGCCCAGAACTGCTCAAAGGCCGCGTGATCCTGGTGACCGGCGCCGGACGCGGGATTGGCGCAGCGGCGGCGAAAACCTACGCCGCCCACGGCGCCACCGTGCTTTTGCTGGGCAAGACCGAAGCCAACCTGGCCCAGGTCTATGACGACATCGAAGCAGCCGGCCACCCGCAGCCGGTGGTGATCCCGTTCAACCTGGAGACCGCCCTGCCCCATCAATACGATGAGCTGGCGGCGATGATCGAAAAAGAATTCGGCCGCCTCGACGGCCTGCTGCACAACGCCTCGATCATTGGCCCGCGCACACCGATCGAGCAGTTGTCGGGTGAGAACTTCATGCGGGTGATGCACATCAACGTCAACGCGATGTTCATGCTCACCAGCACCTTGCTGCCGCTGCTCAAGCTGTCCCAGGACGCATCGGTGGTGTTCACCTCCAGCAGCGTCGGACGCAAGGGTCGGGCGTATTGGGGCGCTTATGGTGTGTCGAAGTTCGCCACCGAAGGTTTGATGCAAACCCTGGCCGACGAGCTCGAAGACGTGGCCGCCGTCAGGGCCAACAGCATCAACCCAGGCGGCACGCGCACCAGCATGCGGGCGCAGGCGTATCCGGGGGAGAATCCAATGGAAAGGCCGGCGCCGGAAGAGATCATGCCGGTGTACCTGTACCTGATGGGGCCGGACAGCGCCGGGGTCAACGGGCAGGCGTTTGACGCGCAGTAA